In a genomic window of Arachnia rubra:
- a CDS encoding SIR2 family protein produces the protein MRFVEGVDIPEEVLEAHREGKLVLFVGAGASKASPSNLPLFDELAKKLGKLARKEFNDEDKARIDTYIGSLPDDFDTHRHAAKLLRPEGSTPNDLHRALVRLATCGKAVRIVTTNFDNHLSDAAKELGLDLGDQWIGPALPLGRDFQGIVHLHGSLTRHHKELILDDRDFGRAYFGDGWAPRFLQPMFAEYVVLFVGYSLSDTVMRYLTLGLPSKTSRYTLVPKAAEGDFSETDLTRLQVTQITYPNSDGKHTSLPQALENWAQWIVMKPEQHQKRTNDLINKKETGEPLSPVEEDYLHSRISTIEGASTFTKTARSPEWLNWLKRLPDFEAIFAHSGELSSPALALAEWFTKHFVAAPTASRAAMDSLCQHQQTGGVKWWKQRVVSGKLLVG, from the coding sequence ATGCGTTTCGTTGAGGGGGTCGATATCCCTGAGGAAGTCCTTGAAGCCCACCGCGAGGGAAAACTTGTGTTGTTCGTGGGGGCTGGAGCATCAAAAGCCTCGCCATCCAACTTGCCTCTCTTCGACGAACTTGCGAAAAAGCTCGGGAAGCTGGCAAGGAAGGAGTTTAACGACGAAGACAAGGCCAGGATAGATACCTATATAGGCTCTCTGCCCGATGATTTCGACACTCACCGACACGCCGCCAAGCTACTTCGCCCAGAGGGCTCTACCCCCAACGACCTGCACCGCGCCCTGGTGCGGCTCGCCACCTGCGGCAAAGCAGTGCGGATTGTGACAACAAATTTTGACAATCACCTGTCAGATGCAGCAAAGGAACTCGGTCTCGACCTCGGCGACCAATGGATTGGCCCCGCCCTCCCCCTTGGACGTGACTTCCAGGGCATTGTGCATCTACACGGATCACTCACACGACATCACAAAGAACTAATTCTGGATGACCGAGACTTTGGCCGCGCATACTTCGGAGATGGCTGGGCTCCAAGGTTCCTCCAACCCATGTTCGCAGAGTACGTGGTGCTCTTCGTTGGCTACAGCCTCAGCGACACCGTAATGCGTTACCTGACGCTGGGCCTACCCTCCAAAACCTCAAGGTACACACTAGTACCCAAAGCAGCCGAGGGAGATTTCAGCGAGACCGACCTAACCCGACTGCAGGTCACCCAGATTACCTACCCCAATAGCGACGGTAAGCACACATCCTTACCCCAGGCTCTTGAAAACTGGGCTCAATGGATAGTGATGAAACCAGAGCAGCACCAGAAACGCACTAATGACTTGATTAATAAGAAAGAAACGGGCGAACCGCTCTCTCCTGTCGAGGAGGACTACCTACATTCTAGAATCTCAACAATAGAGGGCGCCTCAACCTTTACAAAAACAGCCCGCTCGCCTGAATGGCTGAACTGGCTAAAAAGACTGCCCGACTTCGAGGCAATTTTCGCACACAGCGGCGAACTATCAAGCCCTGCATTAGCACTAGCGGAATGGTTCACGAAACACTTCGTCGCTGCGCCGACGGCAAGTAGAGCTGCCATGGATTCACTTTGTCAACATCAGCAGACCGGCGGTGTCAAGTGGTGGAAGCAACGAGTAGTTTCTGGAAAGCTTCTCGTGGGGTGA
- a CDS encoding IS30 family transposase, whose protein sequence is MFVREGLLVRRLLTVTDRAGIARGLAEGCGLREIARRIGRDVSVVSREVARNQGETGYKCVAADVAAQRRRARPKPRKIDADLVLKQRVIADLRRSRTPRQIAGRLRAEAGGDRLEPCQGSPTAQGASVSHEAIYTWIYAMPKKTLREHGVMLGSKRTSRQSRRRLGERKSPIVGMVSIDQRPQEVTGRKVPGHWEGDLIIGAYGRTAAITLVERTTRFVTILALPKGKNADGVCDALIDHITGLPELMKGTLTWDQGSEMARHAAFTMATQMPVYFAHPHSPWERGSNENTNRLIRDYLPKGTPIPQHQPYLTAIAEELNERPRATLGYLTPREAFQKLLVASTT, encoded by the coding sequence GTGTTTGTTAGGGAGGGGTTGTTGGTGCGGCGGTTGTTGACGGTGACGGATCGGGCTGGGATCGCGAGGGGTTTGGCGGAGGGGTGTGGGTTGCGTGAGATTGCTCGGCGGATTGGTAGGGATGTGTCGGTGGTTTCGCGGGAAGTGGCCCGGAATCAGGGTGAGACGGGGTACAAGTGTGTGGCTGCTGATGTAGCTGCGCAGCGGCGGCGTGCCCGGCCCAAGCCCCGCAAGATTGATGCTGATCTGGTGTTGAAGCAGCGGGTGATTGCTGATCTTCGGAGGTCTCGTACACCACGTCAGATCGCGGGAAGATTACGTGCTGAGGCTGGGGGTGACAGGCTTGAACCGTGTCAGGGTTCCCCCACGGCCCAAGGAGCGAGCGTGTCTCATGAAGCGATCTACACCTGGATTTATGCGATGCCGAAGAAGACGCTGCGGGAGCACGGTGTCATGCTCGGGTCGAAACGCACTAGCCGTCAGTCCCGGCGTCGTTTGGGTGAGCGGAAATCCCCGATTGTGGGAATGGTCAGTATCGATCAGCGGCCTCAGGAGGTTACAGGACGGAAGGTTCCCGGTCATTGGGAAGGAGACTTGATCATCGGCGCCTACGGCAGAACAGCCGCGATCACCCTCGTCGAACGAACCACCCGGTTCGTCACGATCCTCGCCCTGCCGAAGGGCAAGAACGCAGACGGGGTGTGTGACGCCCTGATCGACCACATCACTGGGCTGCCCGAATTGATGAAGGGCACCCTGACCTGGGATCAGGGCTCTGAGATGGCCCGGCACGCCGCGTTCACCATGGCCACCCAGATGCCGGTGTACTTCGCCCATCCCCACTCTCCCTGGGAACGCGGCAGCAATGAGAACACCAACCGACTCATCCGTGACTACCTACCCAAAGGCACTCCCATCCCCCAACACCAGCCCTATCTCACAGCCATCGCCGAAGAACTGAACGAACGCCCCCGAGCCACCCTCGGCTACCTCACCCCACGAGAAGCTTTCCAGAAACTACTCGTTGCTTCCACCACTTGA
- a CDS encoding abortive infection family protein, with the protein MGCANIFQALKQEMEIMGQPPASRDIAAAFGKYFHNGDGPSHRRFTEVFSAAGLSDVAPGTAQQQEGSTKAERVRRTVEAACRKPERARELVDALLSCLRTDGCLYQNLEATEGLKRALGRQGWSLDSEGYLTPVGEIDLETGGRSALDDQIRRMRMNTDDPALLLGTAKELLESTAKYVLRELSVETSSKTPDFNDLWHLTRKRLNILPENIAGDGDGNKCIKVILQSSWRIIEQVNTLRNLQWTGHGRTLPSGVTREQALLVAREACSMAEFTLMTLDQQVGRR; encoded by the coding sequence GTGGGCTGCGCCAATATATTCCAGGCACTAAAACAGGAGATGGAGATCATGGGCCAACCGCCAGCCAGCCGAGACATCGCTGCCGCGTTCGGGAAATATTTCCATAATGGCGACGGTCCTAGTCACAGAAGATTCACCGAAGTGTTCTCAGCAGCAGGGCTAAGCGATGTGGCGCCAGGCACAGCGCAGCAGCAAGAAGGATCAACCAAAGCAGAACGAGTACGGCGCACCGTTGAGGCGGCCTGCCGCAAGCCAGAAAGAGCCCGTGAACTGGTAGATGCCCTCCTATCCTGTCTTCGCACAGATGGCTGCCTCTATCAGAACTTGGAAGCAACCGAAGGCTTAAAACGAGCTCTTGGACGCCAGGGGTGGAGTCTTGACTCAGAGGGCTATCTCACGCCTGTTGGTGAGATTGATCTTGAAACTGGCGGCCGCTCGGCTCTTGATGATCAGATCCGGCGCATGCGGATGAATACTGACGATCCGGCACTGCTGCTCGGCACTGCCAAAGAACTACTTGAATCGACCGCGAAATATGTTTTAAGGGAGCTTTCTGTAGAGACCAGCAGCAAGACGCCTGATTTCAATGACCTCTGGCATCTCACGCGCAAACGGTTGAACATCCTCCCGGAGAACATTGCTGGAGATGGTGATGGCAACAAGTGTATCAAGGTGATTTTGCAATCATCTTGGAGAATTATTGAGCAGGTTAATACTCTGCGCAATCTTCAGTGGACAGGCCATGGACGTACCCTGCCTTCTGGCGTGACTCGCGAGCAAGCGCTTCTTGTCGCCCGAGAAGCATGCAGTATGGCGGAGTTCACACTCATGACCCTTGACCAGCAAGTGGGAAGGCGCTGA
- a CDS encoding TIGR04255 family protein has protein sequence MKEREVYPNAPIVLVAVEVRHPVCEPLDRKQVAELSARIKKLLPLPGEIDEVSVVVQSGASSFPMPSQTTASTWPRWTSRNKRTALTVRHDSLVLETTEYGSYERVRGLLELALEGRLAAGVPAGVERVGLRYIDEVRVPLEEGEDIPAWREWVDPSLLGPEHLAVVPELVPVRSEGLLVCAGNDNRALVVRYGAQNEHVVPSTPELRRTLPPGPLFKLDFDSFWQAGDEVPEFDADFVLRQVDALHEPVRDVFESLITERLREEVLRRG, from the coding sequence ATGAAGGAGCGAGAGGTTTATCCGAACGCGCCGATCGTGCTGGTGGCGGTTGAGGTGCGCCATCCCGTGTGTGAGCCCCTTGATCGCAAGCAGGTGGCGGAGTTGTCAGCTCGAATCAAGAAGCTGCTGCCGTTGCCGGGAGAGATCGACGAAGTCTCGGTTGTCGTCCAGTCAGGGGCGAGCAGTTTCCCAATGCCGTCGCAGACTACTGCTAGTACGTGGCCCAGGTGGACGAGCCGTAACAAGCGGACGGCGCTGACCGTACGTCACGACAGCCTTGTGCTTGAGACAACTGAATACGGAAGCTACGAACGGGTCCGAGGGTTGCTTGAGCTCGCTCTGGAAGGACGCCTCGCTGCCGGTGTCCCTGCGGGCGTCGAGCGAGTCGGGTTGCGCTACATCGATGAGGTCAGGGTGCCTCTTGAAGAAGGCGAAGATATTCCTGCATGGCGTGAATGGGTGGATCCCTCCCTCCTAGGGCCGGAGCATCTTGCTGTTGTTCCCGAGCTCGTCCCTGTCCGTAGTGAAGGCTTGCTGGTGTGTGCTGGGAACGACAATCGCGCTCTAGTGGTTCGATACGGTGCACAGAACGAACATGTGGTGCCTTCAACTCCAGAGCTGCGGCGGACGCTTCCGCCGGGGCCGCTCTTTAAGCTGGACTTCGATAGCTTTTGGCAGGCAGGCGATGAGGTTCCTGAGTTCGATGCTGATTTTGTCTTGCGTCAGGTTGATGCACTGCATGAACCGGTGCGGGACGTTTTTGAGAGTCTAATTACGGAACGACTCAGAGAGGAAGTACTGCGTCGTGGTTGA
- a CDS encoding DEAD/DEAH box helicase, whose product MGELLPGPQAQRLREGILDYLTTTFALAEPAARSALRAFLADEDSGMFKGPYLKTGMPFRADPRRAALGWLPPGFRPYAHQAEAFTRLSSRDGRPQPTLVTTGTGSGKTEAFLYPIIDHCLRARRYGVPGVKALILYPMNALASDQAARLAKLLCPADAPDSRALGGITAAIYTGEQEESRPRVTPEGLITDRSVIRDDPPDILLTNYKMLDQLLLRAEDQALWRNSADSLTYLVLDEFHTYDGAQGTDVAMLLRRLGLALKSHWPARGSSRDNHSPAEWERPLGKITPVGTSATLGPSGDAADPTASIIDFATQVFGERFDAGSVVKEQRMSAEDWQSQSGTGEKTPARTPLKITPDMAAKLLRDLDGTPERERAAVLLRGMFEFPAGDVTGVSREDMQHLVRSHPFIQDFLEETRQATHLTELTETLLPGEPATLKDRRAFLVELHAALGQLRAAGPDGRPDRGMPTTEVHLWIREVTRLDRYAEVAARFRWYDDGPAAPADETQDSGIAFPAIYCRMCGRSGWGVSLAPVGSSLAASDEGIRRDHAAREGRFRALLHAPAETQEMLPGVVWFDPGNRELTSRDPDDQALREGRVLRVQTHTGPDADQLSRKDTCPGCQQSDAIRFMGSAVATLLSVCLSSLFTEGAISSREKKALVFTDSVQDAAHRAGFVTARSHTLTLRCVLAEATDQPRTLPELVERVIEIAGTDPVRRYRLLPPDLAHRDDLRSFWQPDATRRTPSPITRRLLFDAALEFGLVSGYGRTLERTGTSSAHIEAGTPEELAALAGDVVKNLDQALFEADITPAQLVAWVRGVLERMRTRGAIAHPWLRRYVKRDGNRWDIWGGRPTGMPAFPKGRTAPAFPRAVGSRIDPDRTLLDPVASPQSWYATWTRRCLGITTGAPVLARALLDELTAHEILQASATDSGGRVYALPGERVVVTRIDDTDLAEGRHSLRCTACHSMFPVSRDTGDQLAGAPCLHQSCTGTLTREPGDPGNFYRHLYRSGDARQIVAREHTSLLDAQQRLDYENGFKRSGDDPSAPNVLVATPTLEMGIDIGDLSAVFLASLPRRVANYVQRVGRAGRLTGNALDIAFARGRGEVLSQLGDPLSLINGAVTPPATYLSAEEILRRQYLAHLADRLARDPKAIHPRTTAKALELPGPGTFLGQLIELARTDAEDTLAGFLASFDVGETSALRTETIEAMRSWAIPGDDGFALAETIIKAARAWHEQRTELMELRDAIQQQLPDLRSREADSKEDAQALREAEAELRLIGRQLSEARHEYWVAALERQGLLPNYSLIDDSVQLDVTMTWSDSETEERHLEEGSYTRPSARALTDFAPGATFYVGGHQISIDAVDIGPQGNSIGTLRLCPHCGYAQELARHATGAQQHIRCPRCEQPGIGDRGQCFRSVELTKVSAYVRREESRIDDRADERQLAGFTVLGIADIDPDRVQRRWFTSTGIEFAYLRQLDLRWLNLGPRRHTAAELMIAGERIKAPLFRICSSCGHLDRGGLVNSRDEHRPWCKHRNDPDEHIENVLLHRRLTTEAILLGLPKEVAYGHDPFALPSLIAAIQLGLRESYGGAPDHLAALQVRDPRTRREALLLHDLVPGGTGYLAELADPEQLRTVLQRAHDRLTGCGCAGEGRLACHRCLLPFAASNHRDLTSRSVAAQHLATMLGSSWEINEEPRPAEDPESWLEQRFRRAFVRLAEKLGATVTQQPGLSGNTISVSLGNRRFKLQPQVTVQDTRPDFLLSSPGLHDVAIYTDGLAFHASPEIDRIADDAAKRSGLRDLGMVVLAVTAADLDADDDGIQPAAPAWYRPELAQRLNAKPQLQHNDIARKALTGGPIAFLEAWLQGIDVANLSRFGHTVPVQLFAAGRPPSDPLGHQAVAALPGDDVRVWRHGTLAVAVAKGPPGEMPLHAVLDDTADLGTPEAQDSWREWLRLANAVVLLPVHQALLSAATMAAKTAGRPAERTSVPVDLVPGWVPVAAEFGGEEMAQVLIGQLSAAGVEPPDGGVGQELGDGIPFDLVWEQDRIAVQLDPSAETVSLPGWRVLAPKADLIVAAWKEQRNG is encoded by the coding sequence ATGGGTGAGTTGCTGCCGGGCCCGCAGGCGCAGCGTCTGCGCGAGGGCATCCTGGACTATCTCACAACCACCTTCGCGCTCGCTGAGCCCGCTGCCCGCAGTGCTCTGCGGGCGTTCCTCGCTGACGAGGACTCGGGCATGTTCAAGGGCCCGTATCTCAAGACCGGCATGCCCTTCCGGGCTGATCCGCGGCGGGCAGCGCTCGGCTGGCTGCCGCCTGGCTTCAGGCCCTACGCCCACCAGGCCGAGGCCTTCACCCGTCTCAGCAGCCGCGACGGACGGCCGCAGCCCACCCTGGTGACCACCGGCACCGGTTCCGGGAAAACCGAGGCCTTCCTCTACCCCATCATCGACCACTGCCTGCGGGCCCGCCGCTACGGCGTCCCCGGCGTCAAAGCCCTCATCCTCTACCCGATGAACGCCCTCGCCAGCGACCAGGCCGCTCGTCTCGCCAAGCTGCTGTGTCCCGCTGACGCGCCAGACAGCCGCGCCCTCGGCGGCATCACCGCCGCCATCTATACCGGAGAGCAGGAGGAGAGCCGGCCCCGGGTCACGCCGGAAGGGCTCATCACCGACCGCTCCGTCATCCGCGACGACCCACCGGACATTCTGCTGACCAACTACAAGATGCTTGACCAGCTGCTGCTGCGCGCCGAGGACCAGGCCCTGTGGCGGAACTCAGCCGACTCGCTCACCTACCTCGTCCTCGACGAGTTCCACACCTACGACGGGGCGCAGGGAACGGACGTCGCCATGCTGCTGCGGCGTCTCGGCCTGGCGCTCAAGTCACACTGGCCGGCCCGCGGCAGCTCCCGCGACAACCACAGCCCCGCGGAGTGGGAGCGACCCCTCGGGAAGATCACCCCGGTCGGCACCTCGGCCACACTCGGACCGAGCGGCGACGCCGCCGACCCCACCGCCAGCATCATCGACTTCGCCACTCAGGTCTTCGGCGAGAGGTTCGATGCCGGCAGCGTCGTCAAAGAGCAGCGCATGAGCGCCGAGGACTGGCAGTCGCAGTCCGGCACCGGCGAGAAGACGCCCGCGAGAACTCCGCTGAAGATCACCCCGGACATGGCGGCCAAGCTCCTGCGCGACCTGGACGGCACGCCCGAGCGGGAGCGCGCTGCCGTCCTGCTGCGGGGAATGTTCGAGTTCCCGGCCGGAGACGTCACCGGCGTATCCCGGGAGGACATGCAACACCTGGTCCGGAGCCACCCCTTCATTCAGGATTTCCTGGAGGAGACGCGCCAGGCCACCCACCTCACCGAGCTGACCGAAACCCTCCTGCCCGGTGAACCGGCGACCCTGAAGGATCGCCGCGCCTTCCTCGTCGAGCTGCACGCGGCACTCGGGCAGCTGCGCGCCGCAGGTCCGGACGGCCGCCCGGACCGGGGCATGCCGACCACAGAGGTCCATCTCTGGATCCGCGAGGTGACACGGCTGGACCGCTATGCGGAGGTCGCCGCCCGGTTCCGCTGGTACGACGACGGGCCCGCCGCACCGGCCGACGAGACCCAGGACTCGGGCATCGCGTTCCCAGCTATCTACTGCCGGATGTGCGGGCGCTCAGGCTGGGGCGTCTCACTGGCCCCTGTCGGGTCGTCCCTGGCGGCCAGCGACGAGGGCATCCGCCGCGACCACGCGGCCCGGGAAGGACGGTTCCGCGCGCTCCTGCACGCCCCCGCCGAGACTCAGGAGATGCTGCCAGGGGTGGTCTGGTTCGATCCCGGAAACCGTGAGCTCACCTCCCGCGACCCCGACGACCAGGCCCTGCGCGAAGGCCGGGTGCTGCGGGTCCAGACCCATACCGGCCCCGACGCCGACCAGCTCTCCCGTAAGGACACCTGCCCCGGATGCCAGCAAAGCGATGCCATCCGCTTCATGGGCAGCGCCGTCGCCACCCTGCTGTCGGTGTGCCTGTCATCCCTGTTCACCGAAGGGGCCATCTCCTCTAGGGAGAAGAAGGCCCTGGTCTTCACCGACTCCGTGCAGGACGCCGCCCACCGGGCCGGATTCGTCACGGCCCGCTCCCACACCCTGACGCTGCGCTGCGTACTGGCCGAGGCCACCGACCAGCCCCGCACCCTGCCGGAGCTCGTGGAGCGGGTCATCGAGATCGCAGGCACAGACCCGGTCCGCCGGTATCGCCTGCTGCCGCCGGATCTCGCGCATCGCGACGACCTGCGGTCCTTCTGGCAGCCGGACGCCACCCGCCGGACCCCGTCCCCAATCACGCGGCGTCTCCTGTTCGATGCCGCTCTCGAATTCGGCCTGGTCAGCGGCTATGGCCGCACGCTGGAGCGCACCGGCACCAGCAGCGCACACATCGAGGCAGGCACACCGGAGGAGCTCGCCGCCCTGGCGGGAGACGTGGTCAAGAACCTTGACCAGGCACTGTTCGAGGCAGACATCACCCCGGCGCAGCTCGTCGCGTGGGTCCGGGGTGTGCTAGAGCGGATGCGCACCCGGGGCGCCATCGCCCATCCCTGGCTCCGGCGCTATGTCAAACGCGACGGCAATCGCTGGGACATCTGGGGTGGGCGTCCCACAGGCATGCCAGCTTTCCCCAAGGGCCGCACCGCTCCGGCCTTCCCGCGGGCCGTCGGGTCGCGCATCGACCCGGACCGCACGCTCCTGGATCCCGTCGCCTCGCCCCAGTCGTGGTACGCCACCTGGACCAGGCGCTGCCTGGGCATCACCACAGGCGCCCCGGTGCTGGCGCGGGCGCTGCTGGACGAGCTCACCGCACACGAGATCCTGCAGGCGAGCGCCACCGACTCCGGCGGCCGGGTCTATGCCCTGCCCGGCGAGCGTGTCGTCGTGACCCGCATCGACGACACAGACCTGGCCGAGGGGCGGCACAGCCTGCGCTGCACCGCCTGTCACAGCATGTTCCCGGTCAGCCGGGACACCGGCGACCAGCTGGCGGGCGCCCCGTGCCTGCACCAGTCCTGCACCGGGACCCTCACCCGCGAGCCAGGCGATCCGGGCAATTTCTACCGGCATCTCTACCGCTCTGGCGACGCCCGCCAGATCGTCGCCCGTGAACACACGAGTCTTCTCGACGCGCAGCAGCGCCTGGACTATGAGAACGGATTCAAGCGCTCCGGCGACGACCCGTCCGCCCCGAATGTACTGGTGGCCACCCCCACCCTGGAGATGGGAATCGACATCGGCGACCTGTCAGCGGTTTTCCTGGCGTCGCTGCCCCGTCGTGTCGCCAACTACGTGCAGCGCGTTGGCCGCGCGGGACGCTTGACCGGCAATGCCCTGGACATCGCCTTCGCCCGCGGCCGCGGCGAGGTGCTGTCACAGCTGGGCGATCCCCTTTCGCTGATCAACGGTGCGGTCACTCCGCCGGCCACGTATCTCAGCGCCGAGGAGATCCTGCGCCGCCAGTACCTGGCCCACCTCGCCGACCGCCTAGCCCGCGACCCGAAGGCGATACATCCCCGCACCACCGCCAAGGCCCTGGAGCTGCCGGGGCCGGGGACCTTCCTGGGGCAGCTGATCGAGCTGGCGCGCACAGACGCGGAAGACACCCTCGCAGGTTTCCTGGCCAGCTTTGACGTCGGCGAAACCTCGGCGCTCCGGACTGAGACCATCGAGGCGATGCGCAGCTGGGCCATCCCCGGCGACGACGGCTTCGCCCTGGCGGAGACCATCATCAAGGCTGCCCGCGCCTGGCACGAGCAGCGCACCGAGCTGATGGAGCTGCGCGATGCCATCCAGCAGCAGCTGCCCGACTTAAGGTCCAGGGAGGCCGACAGCAAGGAGGACGCCCAGGCGCTGCGCGAGGCCGAGGCGGAGCTGCGTCTCATCGGGCGCCAGCTCAGCGAAGCCAGGCACGAGTACTGGGTGGCGGCGCTGGAGAGGCAGGGGCTGCTGCCCAACTACAGCCTTATCGACGACTCCGTCCAGCTCGACGTCACCATGACCTGGAGCGACTCCGAGACCGAGGAACGCCACCTGGAGGAGGGCTCCTACACCCGGCCGAGTGCCCGCGCCCTCACCGATTTCGCGCCCGGCGCCACGTTCTACGTCGGCGGCCACCAGATCAGCATCGACGCCGTCGACATCGGACCCCAGGGCAACTCCATCGGGACCCTGAGGCTGTGCCCGCACTGCGGCTATGCTCAGGAGCTGGCCCGCCACGCCACCGGAGCGCAGCAGCACATCCGCTGCCCTCGCTGCGAACAGCCTGGCATCGGGGATCGCGGGCAGTGTTTCCGGAGCGTCGAGCTGACGAAGGTGTCGGCCTATGTGCGACGCGAGGAGTCGCGCATCGACGACCGGGCGGACGAACGCCAGCTGGCCGGGTTCACGGTGCTTGGCATCGCCGACATCGACCCGGACCGGGTCCAGCGGAGGTGGTTCACCAGCACCGGCATCGAATTCGCCTATCTGCGGCAGCTGGACCTGCGATGGCTGAACCTGGGACCTCGCCGCCACACCGCCGCCGAGCTGATGATCGCGGGGGAACGGATCAAGGCGCCGCTGTTTCGGATCTGCTCCAGCTGCGGTCACCTGGACCGAGGTGGCCTGGTCAACTCCCGCGACGAGCACCGTCCCTGGTGCAAGCACCGCAACGACCCGGACGAGCACATCGAGAATGTGCTGCTGCACCGTCGCCTCACCACGGAGGCGATCCTGCTGGGACTGCCCAAGGAGGTCGCCTACGGACACGATCCGTTCGCCCTGCCGAGCCTGATCGCCGCCATCCAGCTCGGCCTGCGGGAGTCCTACGGCGGAGCCCCGGACCACCTGGCCGCCTTGCAGGTCCGCGACCCGCGCACGCGACGGGAGGCACTGCTGCTCCACGACCTGGTCCCGGGCGGCACCGGCTATCTCGCCGAGCTGGCGGATCCCGAGCAGCTGCGCACCGTGCTGCAGCGCGCCCACGACCGGCTCACCGGGTGCGGCTGTGCGGGCGAGGGCCGCCTGGCCTGTCACCGGTGCCTGCTGCCCTTCGCCGCCAGTAACCACCGGGACCTCACCTCCCGCTCCGTCGCCGCCCAGCACCTGGCCACGATGCTCGGATCCAGCTGGGAGATCAACGAGGAGCCCCGGCCGGCCGAGGACCCGGAGTCCTGGCTTGAGCAGCGGTTCCGGCGGGCTTTCGTGCGGCTCGCGGAGAAGCTGGGTGCCACCGTCACGCAACAGCCCGGGCTGTCCGGGAACACGATCTCCGTGTCACTGGGGAACCGTCGTTTCAAGCTGCAGCCGCAGGTCACTGTGCAGGACACCCGCCCGGACTTCCTGCTGTCCTCACCCGGCCTGCATGACGTCGCGATCTACACCGACGGCCTGGCCTTCCATGCCTCACCTGAGATCGACCGGATCGCGGACGACGCCGCGAAGCGCTCGGGGCTGCGTGACCTCGGGATGGTTGTGCTGGCGGTCACCGCCGCTGACTTGGATGCCGACGACGACGGCATCCAGCCGGCAGCCCCAGCCTGGTACCGGCCGGAGCTGGCGCAGCGGCTCAATGCCAAACCCCAGCTCCAGCACAACGACATCGCCCGGAAGGCGTTGACCGGTGGTCCGATAGCTTTCCTGGAGGCCTGGCTGCAGGGCATCGACGTCGCAAACCTGTCCCGTTTCGGCCATACCGTCCCGGTGCAGCTGTTCGCCGCCGGCAGGCCGCCTTCGGATCCGCTCGGGCACCAGGCAGTCGCGGCGCTGCCTGGTGACGACGTTAGGGTGTGGCGGCACGGCACGCTCGCCGTCGCCGTCGCGAAAGGACCACCGGGTGAGATGCCGTTGCATGCGGTCCTCGACGACACCGCCGACCTGGGAACACCCGAAGCGCAGGACTCGTGGCGGGAGTGGCTGCGCCTGGCCAATGCTGTCGTATTGCTGCCGGTGCATCAGGCGCTGCTGAGTGCCGCGACCATGGCGGCCAAGACGGCTGGACGGCCGGCGGAGAGGACGAGCGTCCCCGTCGATCTGGTCCCGGGCTGGGTGCCGGTGGCCGCCGAGTTCGGCGGAGAGGAGATGGCGCAGGTGCTGATCGGCCAGCTCAGCGCAGCCGGGGTCGAGCCACCGGATGGCGGGGTCGGACAGGAGCTGGGCGACGGCATCCCCTTCGACCTGGTGTGGGAGCAGGACCGGATCGCAGTGCAGCTCGATCCCTCGGCCGAGACGGTGTCGCTGCCGGGCTGGCGCGTACTGGCGCCCAAGGCCGATCTGATAGTCGCCGCCTGGAAGGAGCAGCGGAATGGCTGA